In Zonotrichia leucophrys gambelii isolate GWCS_2022_RI chromosome 12, RI_Zleu_2.0, whole genome shotgun sequence, a single genomic region encodes these proteins:
- the ACTR8 gene encoding actin-related protein 8 has product MTQAEKGEAENGKDKERDREREQRGVKRPIVPAAVPESLQEQIQSNFIVVIHPGSTTLRLGRATDTLPAGIPHVIARRHKQPGQAAYRDSWLLRDGLNKPESTEQRQNGLKMVDQAIWSKKMSNGARRIPVSPDQARSYNRQMRPAILDHSSGAKWTNTSNHPEFLVGEEALYVNPLDSYNIHWPIRRGQLNLHAGPGGSLTAVLADLEVIWSHAIQKYLEIPLKDLKYYRCILLIPDIYNKQHVKELVNMILMKMGFSGIIVHQESVCATFGSGLSSACIVDVGDQKTSVCCVEDGVSHRNTRLCLAYGGSDVSRCFYWLMQRAGFPYRDCQLTNKLDCLLLQHLKETFCHLDQDISGLQDHEFQIRHPDSPALLYQFRLGDEKLQAPMALFYPATFGIVGQKMTILQHRSQGDPEDPHDEHYLLATQSKQEQSAKATADRKSMSKPGAFEGELRGQSSDISERIYPQEVELGSSQGDCMIPGNDSEEPLTAHMSRKTAISQFEGKALGLDKAILHSIDCCASDDTKKKMYSSILVVGGGLMFHKAQEFLQHRILNKMPPSFRRVVENVEVITRPKDMDPRLIAWKGGAVLACLDTTQELWIYQREWQRFGVRMLRERAAFVW; this is encoded by the exons AGAACGGCAAGGACAAGGAGCGCGACCGGGAACGCGAGCAGCGCGGCGTGAAGCGGCCCATCGTCCCCGCCGCCGTGCCCGAGTCCCTGCAGGAG CAAATACAGAGCAACTTCATCGTGGTGATCCACCCCGGCTCCACCACCCTGCGGCTCGGGCGGGCCACGGACACGCTGCCCGCGGGCATCCCGCACGTGATCGCGCGGCGGCACAAGCAGCCGGGCCAGGCGGCCTACAGGGACAGCTGGCTCCTCAGGGACGGCCTCAAT AAACCTGAAAGTACTGAGCAGAGACAAAATGGCCTTAAAATGGTGGACCAAGCAATATGGTCCAAAAAGATGTCGAATGGAGCGAGGCGCATTCCGGTGTCACCTGATCAG GCCAGGTCCTACAACAGACAGATGAGGCCTGCCATATTGGATCACAGCTCTGGGGCCAAGTGGACAAACACATCAAATCACCCTGAGTTTTTGGTGGGAGAAGAG GCCCTGTATGTTAATCCATTAGATTCTTACAACATACACTGGCCCATTAGAAGGGGGCAGCTGAACCTCCACGCAGGACCTGGTGGCTCCCTCACTGCAGTACTGGCAGACCTGGAAGTTATATGGTCACATGCAATACAAAAATACCTGGAAATACCCCTGAAAGACCTAAAG TACTACAGATGCATTTTACTAATTCCAGACATCTATAATAAACAACATGTGAAAGAACTGGTAAATATGATCCTAATGAAGATGGGCTTCTCAG GAATTATTGTTCACCAGGAGTCAGTCTGTGCTACCTTTGGGAGTGGTTTAAGCAGTGCCTGCATTGTAGATGTGGGAGATCAGAAGACAAGTGTTTGCTGTGTAGAAGATGGTGTTTCCCATCGCAATACCAG GCTGTGCCTTGCATATGGGGGATCTGATGTGTCAAGGTGTTTTTACTGGCTTATGCAGCGAGCAGGGTTCCCATACAGAGACTGCCAGTTAACTAATAAGTTGGATTGCCTGCTGCTTCAGCACCTAAAGGAGACATTTTGTCATCTAGATCAG GATATTTCTGGATTACAAGATCACGAGTTCCAAATTCGGCATCCGGACTCTCCTGCTTTATTGTACCAGTTCCGATTAGGGGATGAAAAATTAcag GCACCCATGGCTCTGTTTTATCCAGCAACTTTTGGAATTGTTGGACAAAAAATGACAATTTTGCAGCACAGGTCACAAGGTGATCCTGAGGATCCTCATGATGAACATTATCTGCTGGCCACACAAAGTAAGCAGGAGCAG tCTGCAAAAGCTACAGCTGACAGAAAATCCATGTCAAAGCCTGGTGCGTTTGAGGGAGAATTGAGAGGCCAATCCTCAGACATTTCAGAGAGGATCTACCCACAAGAAGTGGAGCTGGGCTCTTCCCAGGGTGACTGTATGATACCTGGCAATGACTCAGAGGAGCCTTTAACTGCACACATGTCCAGGAAAACTGCTATTTCTCAGTTTGAAGGCAAAGCCTTGGGCCTGGACAAAGCCATCCTTCATAGTATCGACTGCTGTG CATCTGATGATACAAAAAAGAAGATGTACAGCTCCATCTTAGTAGTGGGAGGAGGCCTTATGTTTCATAAAGCTCAAGAGTTCCTTCAGCACCGAATTCTCAACAAAATGCCACCTTCTTTCAGAAGAGTTGTTGAAAATGTTGAGGTCATCACAAGGCCTAAG GATATGGATCCACGTTTAATAGCCTGGAAAGGAGGGGCAGTTCTGGCCTGTCTGGACACAACCCAGGAGCTGTGGATATACCAGAGGGAGTGGCAGCGCTTCGGGGTCAGGATGCTGCGGGAGCGAGCTGCCTTTGTGTGGTAA